The sequence below is a genomic window from Bactrocera neohumeralis isolate Rockhampton chromosome 4, APGP_CSIRO_Bneo_wtdbg2-racon-allhic-juicebox.fasta_v2, whole genome shotgun sequence.
CACAGCTGCACATTGTGTTACACCCTACACACCACAAAATTACGCTGTGAAATTCGGCATAACCGCTCTCAATCAACTCAGTCCAATAGCGCTCGTCGATGTGATTGTACGACATGAGAACTACAACCCACTCACCTCAGACTATGACATTGCCTTGATTAAGCTACGAAATCAAATACCGTTCAGTACCTCGTCACAACCGATACGTATGTCCAGCATAAATCCGGCGGATGGCACAGCAGCTGTTGTCACCGGTTGGGGCAGCACCAGTGAGGGCGGATCATTATCCCCCACATTGCAGGCAGTCACTGTGAAGGTGGTGGATCCCATTGTATGTGCAACAGAGTATGCGCCTTATGGTGTCATAACGGAACGCATGCTATGTGCTGGTGTGCCTCAAGGTGGGAAGGACTCGTGTCAGGGTGACTCTGGTGGGCCATTGGTGGCCGATGGGGTACAAATCGGCATTGTTTCTTGGGGTCTTGGTTGTGCCAAACCGGGTTTTCCGGGTGTTTACTCGAGAGTGCCAAGTTTATATTCTTggatacaaaaaaatgttaagataCTAGGAGCCCTATAGTACTATAATAAAATagaatgtttacaaaaaaaataaaacgatttgtttgctttttaatcGCTGGAGTTGATAGTAGCTTGATTAAGTAAACTCGGTTATGGTGGTGGATGTGTACGGAGCTCCTTATGTCAATAATTGTGTTATCTTTAACTTTTCATTACTCTTCAGTGTAATTTGGCAGTAAAGTTTCTCCCTTCGCTTGCCCTCCATCAATGATTTCTAGACTTTTGTTTGAACAAGCTGCACACTTATGATATCTGGTAATTAACTACAACAAGCCGAAGTATTAACAATTGCAAAGGGATGATTTTGTTAGTGGAAGATCGTAACTGTTCAAGGAATTGACGAATATGCCAAACGACGACATCGAAGTAATTCAACGCAACCGAAGAGAAAATCTAAAGTGATCATGGAGTATGAGATGAACAGCAAGGCAGAGTGGAATCCTTCCTTCTGGTGTTTTCGAGTTGAATAGTGCTGTCTCTCAGCAGTATATCGAGCGTGGAGTCATTCCACTCTGCCTTGCTGTTCATCTATCGCAATCAGCGTATCGCCATACTTAGagacagtcaagcggcactaaaagcgatctcagcgTTTGAGGTGAAATCGCTTCTGGTAGAGAAGTGTATAGGAAGGCTGAACCGCCTATCAGGGTGCAACCGggtacacctaatctgggtgccggGGCATAAAGGGGAAGCCGGCAATGAGCTAGCCGACGAACTAGAACGCTCTGCGGCAGTGTCCAGAACCATGCATCGCAGTTGGGTCCCACACTTTTAAGGAGCTGCTCACCTCCGTCGCGCCCAGCAGGCTCCTGGAACTGATTAGAATGCAGAACCTTGGTGACCATATGTGTAGACCGTTGGTCATAGCGCATTACCTCAATCTTcaatatctatctatctatgaGATGAGTCTTGTATGCTCTAAGAATAACAAACagatacaaattttcgaaaatttgtataatgTTGAgcacaatttattatttttatttctagtaACTCCTTCACCAAAAAACtggcataaataaaataactgaataaaaaaacatatttatcacAATATAGTAAGGTTAGTAATATACATAGTAtcgttttgtaaaatattaagtaaatatatacatataaagtattTGGAATGTTATTGCGTTTATATATTTGTTCACTGGCTTTTGTTCGCTTATCTTTTGATCGATTGTGCTTAGTTAAgcgtttctttatataattctCCGTCTACGTCTCTTCATCTCACAAGTAATCAGCCGCTTGCTGTTCAATCCATTCAGCATGATAGGATACACTAGCATACACGCCGGGATAGTCCTGAGCACAACCAATACCCCAAGAAACTATACCGGTCAATTTGCCATCCACTACAAGTGGACCGCCCGAGTCGCCTTGGCAAGTGTCCTTGCCACCATCCTCAGCGCCCGCACATATCATTTCCTCGGTGATGACATAACTCTTCGAGGCGTACTGTACACCACATTGCAGCGTATCGACAATTTGCAGTTCGACTGCATGCAATACGTTGGTCATTTGTAGTGCCTCCTCATCGTTCTTACCCCAACCGGTAGCGATGGCGTGGGCGCCCACCTCAGCAGTAGTGCGTGCCAATTGAATCGGTTGTACGTTGGCGTCATATATCAGAGGCtctttcaaaatgattaatCCCACATCATTGGTGTGCGTCTTTTTCACGTAACCGCTGTGATAGATTAGTTTCTGCGCAGCCACACCCTGCTCCGACTGATCGGCGATCGTGGATGAGCCCGCAACGACACGTACTGTCGAAGCGTAGCGTCCTTTCACGCAATGCGCCGCCGTAACAACGACACGTGGTGCCAAAATCGAACCGCCGCA
It includes:
- the LOC126754879 gene encoding trypsin alpha-3-like yields the protein MFQYFILLLGLHVVITNGATSVNRLYPLDGRIVGGTNTSIKEHPYQVSLLKYGSHTCGGSILKTGNIKTDGFFVITAAHCVTPYTPQNYAVKFGITALNQLSPIALVDVIVRHENYNPLTSDYDIALIKLRNQIPFSTSSQPIRMSSINPADGTAAVVTGWGSTSEGGSLSPTLQAVTVKVVDPIVCATEYAPYGVITERMLCAGVPQGGKDSCQGDSGGPLVADGVQIGIVSWGLGCAKPGFPGVYSRVPSLYSWIQKNVKILGAL
- the LOC126754875 gene encoding trypsin; protein product: MSFALPLLILASFCFLGLQAGAIPAPALNSISAKPSFQPEGRIVGGQQADITQYPYQVSIRLDSSVLIHFCGGSILAPRVVVTAAHCVKGRYASTVRVVAGSSTIADQSEQGVAAQKLIYHSGYVKKTHTNDVGLIILKEPLIYDANVQPIQLARTTAEVGAHAIATGWGKNDEEALQMTNVLHAVELQIVDTLQCGVQYASKSYVITEEMICAGAEDGGKDTCQGDSGGPLVVDGKLTGIVSWGIGCAQDYPGVYASVSYHAEWIEQQAADYL